From a region of the Candidatus Methanoperedens sp. genome:
- a CDS encoding argininosuccinate synthase, whose translation MKKVVLAYSGGLDTSVCIPLLKEHYGCDYAITVTVDVGQPTKEIQQAQNKAEKISDKHYTIDAKEEFVKDYIFPLIKANGSYEGYVLGTSIARPLIAKKVVEIAHKEKAHALAHGCTGKGNDQLRFEAVFRSTDLEVIAPMRDMNLTREWEMDYAKKHGIPVAATKSKPWSVDENIWSRSIEGGRLEEPDFIPPEEIFEWTVAPEKAPDAENIDVGFECGVPVSLDGKKLEGVSLIQKLNRIGGSHGVGRTDMMEDRVLGLKARENYEHPAATVLLTAHKDLEKLVLTREELRFKSVVDETWSELAYKGLVDEPLYSDLNAFIDRTQERVTGNVKVRLYKGSAKVVARDSPFALYSADLSSFDSKTIDQKDAEGVCKYHGFQARMFRKLC comes from the coding sequence ATGAAAAAAGTAGTACTTGCATATTCGGGCGGGCTTGACACCTCGGTGTGCATACCCCTCCTGAAAGAACATTACGGCTGCGATTATGCCATCACGGTGACCGTGGATGTGGGACAGCCGACAAAAGAGATCCAGCAGGCGCAGAACAAAGCAGAAAAAATAAGCGACAAACATTACACCATAGACGCCAAGGAGGAGTTTGTAAAGGATTACATCTTCCCACTTATCAAAGCCAATGGCAGCTACGAAGGCTATGTTCTGGGCACGTCGATAGCCCGCCCCCTTATAGCGAAGAAAGTCGTGGAGATCGCACATAAAGAAAAAGCTCACGCCCTTGCGCATGGATGCACGGGCAAAGGCAACGACCAGTTGCGATTCGAAGCCGTGTTCAGGAGCACCGACCTCGAGGTCATAGCTCCCATGAGGGACATGAACCTCACCCGCGAGTGGGAGATGGATTATGCCAAGAAGCACGGGATACCTGTGGCAGCCACGAAATCAAAACCGTGGAGCGTGGATGAGAATATATGGAGCCGCAGCATCGAGGGCGGTCGTCTTGAGGAGCCTGATTTCATCCCTCCTGAGGAGATATTTGAATGGACTGTAGCGCCTGAAAAAGCGCCGGACGCAGAGAATATTGACGTCGGGTTTGAATGCGGCGTGCCTGTATCCCTGGATGGCAAAAAGCTGGAGGGCGTTTCGTTGATCCAGAAACTCAACAGAATAGGCGGTTCACACGGCGTGGGACGCACGGATATGATGGAGGACAGGGTGCTGGGCTTGAAGGCAAGGGAGAACTATGAGCATCCGGCTGCCACGGTACTATTAACAGCGCACAAAGACCTTGAAAAACTTGTGCTTACCAGAGAGGAACTTAGATTCAAGTCCGTCGTGGATGAAACGTGGAGCGAGCTTGCATATAAAGGGCTTGTGGATGAGCCCCTGTATTCTGATTTGAATGCTTTTATTGACAGGACACAGGAAAGAGTGACAGGAAACGTGAAGGTCAGGCTCTACAAAGGCAGCGCGAAGGTGGTTGCGAGGGATTCGCCGTTTGCTCTGTATTCTGCCGACCTCTCGTCGTTCGACAGCAAGACGATAGACCAGAAGGATGCCGAGGGGGTCTGTAAGTACCACGGCTTCCAGGCGCGGATGTTCAGGAAGTTGTGCTAA
- a CDS encoding DUF4352 domain-containing protein, which produces MMNIMKLNRIGIIIMVLVSVIAMGCITSQSSSSNPKSAVATQNIIISYSAKKVNTIGQYGEANSGMVFLVITMNIENHGYEKFHVSPSTFDLIANNIKYVESGSYQLDDVLARVDIPDGGSINGSVAFNVPSNIGSYQLQYGGAGDYNIIYKIT; this is translated from the coding sequence ATGATGAATATTATGAAATTAAATCGTATTGGAATAATTATAATGGTTTTGGTATCTGTTATCGCAATGGGATGTATAACATCTCAATCGAGTTCATCAAATCCTAAATCGGCTGTTGCAACTCAAAACATAATCATCAGTTATTCAGCTAAAAAGGTTAATACGATTGGGCAATATGGAGAAGCTAATTCAGGCATGGTATTTTTAGTTATCACAATGAACATAGAAAATCATGGATATGAGAAGTTCCACGTAAGTCCATCCACTTTTGACCTTATAGCTAACAATATAAAATATGTTGAATCTGGAAGTTATCAATTGGATGATGTATTGGCTAGAGTTGATATACCCGATGGTGGCTCTATAAATGGAAGTGTTGCATTCAATGTACCTTCAAATATCGGAAGTTATCAACTTCAATATGGCGGTGCAGGGGATTATAACATTATCTATAAAATTACTTGA